The nucleotide sequence GAGCCCCATCGTCTCCGCGGATCCGCGCGTGGTCGTCTTCGCCGTGAACCCCGAGATCGACGCCGTGACGGTGGGGCTCGTCGGCCTCGACGGCGTGGTGCAGGAGCGCGTGCGCCGCGACACCGACGGCGTGCCCACCGCCGCGCAGGCCGCCGAGCTCGCCAGCACGATCATCGCCGAGCTGCGGGCGGACCTCCGCGCCACCCGGCCCGACGCGCGCGTGCTCGGCATCGGCGTCGCGGTCCCCGGCCTCGTCCGCTTCGACGGCGGGCTCGTGCGCCTCGCGCCGCACCTCGGCTGGGTCGACGAGCCGTTCGCCGCGCTGCTCGCCGAGGCCACCGGGCTGCCGGCGCTCGCCGCCAACGACGCGAGCCTCGCGGCCGTCGCCGAGGGGCGGTTCGGATCCGGCCGGGATGTCGACGACCTCGTCTACCTCAACGGCGGCGCGTCGGGCGTCGGCGGAGGCGTGCTCATCGGCCGGCGCCCGTTCGGCGGCGCGGAGGGCTACGGCGGCGAGCTCGGCCACACCCTCGTCGACTCCGGCGGCGAGCTCTGCCACTGCGGCGCGGTCGGCTGCCTCGAGACCACGGTCGGCCAGGACGCGCTGCTCGCGGTCACGGGCCTCGAGCGCGCCCGCGCCGACGAGCTGGGCGAGGTGCTCGCGGCGGCGCTCGCGGCGGGGGATCCGGCCGTCACCGCCGAGGTCGAGCGGCAGATCGACAACCTGGCGGTCGCGCTGCGCAACGTCGTCAACATCTTCAACCCGTCGCTCGTGGTGCTCGGCGGGTTCCTCGGATCGCTGCACGCGGCGGATCCCGACCGCATCCTCGCCCGCGCCACGGCCCAGGCGCTCCCGGGCGCGCGCGAGGCCCTGCGCATCCGCCGCGCTGCCCTCGGCCCCGACCGCCTCATGATCGGCGCGGCCGAGCTGGCCTTCGCCCGCGTGCTCGTGGATCCGTCCGCCGTGATGCGCGCCGCCGCCGACGCGGAGCGCACGACGGCGTGAGCGCACCGGTCGACCTCGTGATCCTCGACTGCGACGGCGTGCTCGTCGACAGCGAGGTGCTCGCCGTCGAGGTCGACAAGCGCGTCCTCGCCGAGCTCGGCTGGGACATCACGACGGAGGAGATCGTCGAGCGCTTCGTCGGGAAGTCGCACGCGACGTTCACGGCGGAGGTCGCCGCGCACCTCGGCCGCGACCTCGCCGACGACTGGGATGCGCCCTACGTGCACTGGTACGCGGATGCCTTCGCGGCGCACCTGCGCCCGGTCGACGGGATCGCGGATGCGCTCGACGCCATCGCCCTGCCGACGTGCGTGGCGTCCAGCGGCGGGCACCCCAAGATCCGCGCGAACCTCGCGCGCACGGGCCTGCTCCCGCGCTTCGACGGTCGGATCTCGAGCGCCACGGAGGTCGCGCACGGCAAGCCCGCGCCCGACCTCTTCCTCCTGGCGGCGTCGCGCATGGGCGTGGATCCCGGGCGCTGCGTCGTCGTGGAGGACAGCCCGTACGGCGTGCAGGGTGCGCTCGCCGCGGGCATGCGCGCGCTGGGCTACGCGGGCGGGCTCACGCCGGCCGACCGCCTGCGCGACGCCGGTGCCCTCGTCTTCGACGACATGCGCGACCTGCCGCGGCTGCTGCGCGACCTCGCGGCCTAGGCCGGACGAGCGCCGGCGCGCCTAGGCTGGATCCCATGACGACCCCGACCCCGGGGCCCGCGCCGGAGCGCCGGCGCCGCATCTCGCTCCTCCTCCTCGCCGGCGTGTTCGCGTTCATCGCCGTGGCGAACGCCGTGCGGGCCGCCATCGACGGGACCGCGGGCGCGAGCTGGGTCGTCGCCGGCCTGTTCGCCCTCGGGGCGATCTGCTTCCTCGCCGCCCACCTCGTCGAGCGTCGGGCGGCCGCGCGCGACGGCGGCACGCGCGGCGACGGATCCCCTCGCGTGCGGGGATGACGGCCGCGTCGCGCGCCCGCTGGAGCGCCGCCGCCGCGGTGCTGCTCGTCGTCGGCGCGCTCGCGATCGGCGTCTGGTCGGGCACGTGCGTCGACTACGCGGCCTTCCCGGGGGAGTGCACGTCCGAGCCGGCCCTCGGCTGGCCCGGCGCGATCCTCGCGGCCGTCGTCTGCGCCGCCGCCGCTGTCCTGTGCCTCCGCCGCGCGGCCCGGCGGGGCGTCCCTCGCGGCGGTGCGGCCGCCGATCGTGACCGGTCGGCCGACGAGGATCCGGTCACCCCGCTCTGACGGCCCGCCGCCGCACCAGGCGGACGACGAGCGCGCCGAGGATCCCGACCAGGACCAGCACCGCGAGCTCCGGCAGGACGCGCGTCCACGGGCCGAGGGCCGCGACGAAGACTGCGCTCGCGAAGTCGGCCAGCTCGAGCGGGTAGCGGAGGAGGGCGCGGGAGCCGAGCGCCGAGGTCACGCCTGTGACGGCGGCCTGCCCGAGCCAGAGGAGGACGGCCGCGAGAACCGCGCCGACGATGCGGCCGACGCTGCGGAGCCCCGTCGCGGCGATGGCGAGGCCGAGCACGACCGATGGGATCCAGCGCGCGACGACGAGCAGGGTCGTCCCGGGTGGCCGGACGAAGCCCTCGACGGGCGGGACGGCGCCCAGGATCCACGCACCCATCAGCACCGCGGGCAGGGCGACCGCGACCACGGCGACCCCGGCCGGCGCGAGCGCCAGGAGGAGGGCGACGACCGCGGCCACGAGGATCGCGGCGATCGTGCCCGCGACGAACGCCACGAGGTAGACCTGCGCCTCGCTGATGCCGGCACCCGTGCGGTCGACGCCGGCCGGCTGCGGGTCGTCGACGCCGAGCCCGTCCGCCGTGACCGCCGCGGTCTGCACGAGCGCGACGACCTGCACGAGGAGCAGCCCCGCGAGCACCAGCCAGGCGCCCGCGCGGGGGAGCCGCGGCCGTAGCAGGCGCGCGGCGGTGCCGGCGATGCCGCCGCCGACCACGATGACCGCGGCCAGCAGCCCGGCCGTGTACGGGTCGAAGGGCAGCAGCGCGATCGGCATGTCGGCCGCGGACGCGACATCCTCCGCCCACAGGTCCGTCGGCAGCACGCGCACCCCGGCGATGATCCACGGCAGCAGCCCGAGCACCGCGGCGGCGATGCCGACGACCAGGGCGAGGAGCGCGCCGCGCACGCCGGGGATCGCACGATCCGCGGGCCGGTCGAGGGTCGTGCCGGGCGCGGTGTCGGGCGTCGTCATCCGCCCACGCTAGCGACGCGGTCGTCGCGGGCGCGCGCCCCCGATCGGGACGGCCTGTGCACTCCGGGGTCCGCCCGGGCGCGTCGTCTGCCTATGCTCGCGGCACCCGACCGACCGACCCGATCGCCTGACCCGATCGCCGCGCCCGACCCCATCCGCCCGCTCCTGAAGAACGGATCCGCCATGCCCCGCCGTGCCCTCCTCACCACGTCCGCGTTCGCCGTCACCCTCGCCGCGCTCCTCGGCGCGGCCGCCCCCGCCCAGGCGTGCCCGCGCGACCCGGCGGAGCAGCAGGCGGTCACCGCCGTCGCGTCCGCCGCGCTCGACCGCCTCGAGATCGCCGACGACGTGGCCGCGTCGAAGTACCTGTCGGGCAAGGCCGTGGCGGATCCCGCGCGCGAGCAGGCCGTCGTCGACGCGACGATCGCCGCCGCGAAGGCCGACGGGGTCGACCCGGTCGCCGCCGAGCGCATCATGCGGGCGCAGATCACCGCGAGCAAGCAGGTGCAGAACGCGCTCATCGCCTACTGGCGCGCGAACCCCGCGCAGGCGCCGACGACCGCGCCCGACCTCACCACGAGCGTCCGCCCGCGCATCAACGCGGTGGATGCGCGCCTCGTCCCGGCCATCGGCGCCGCGTCCGCCGCCCTCGCCGACCCGGCGTGCGGCCACCTCGTGAAGGACGCCCGCGGCGAGCTCGGCCAGGGCCTCGACGACGCGCACCGCAAGGCCTTCCGCACGGCTCTCGCGACCGTCTGCACTCCGGAGTCCTGAGCCGCCCCACCGACCCGGTCGGGCCAGCTGCCCCGATGCGCTGACCCGGCCGACCCACGTGACGCGCGCGTCCGCCCACAGAGGCGGACGCGCGCGTCTGCGCGTGGTCCGCGTCAGGCGCCCTGCCCGCGCGGGCCGAACATGATCACGGCGACGCCGAGCAGGCAGACGACGGCGCCGATCACGTCCCACCGATCCGGACGGTAGCCGTCCACGACGGCGCCCCAGACGAGCGAGCCCGCGACGAACACGCCGCCGTAGGCCGCGAGGATCCGCCCGAACGACGCGTCCGCCTGCAGCGACGCGATGAAGCCGTACGCGCCGAGCGCCATGACGCCGAGCCCGGCCCACCACCAGGGCCTGCCCTCGCGCACCGCCTGCCAGACGAGCCACGCGCCGCCGATCTCGGCGACCGCGGCGAGGGCGAACAGGATCACGGTGCGCAGCAGCATGCTCCGAGCATGGCGGAGCCGGACGCGGATGCGGACGCGCGGGTCGGTCCGTCGGGCCGCCGTCAGGCGGTCGATGCGATGTCCGCCGCGAACGCCGCCACCCGGTTCCGCAGGTCGTCGATGAGCTGGGCCGTGGCCGCCGCGGGGTCGAAGCCGAGGTAGGGGATCGGCCGGGGCTTCCGCACGTTCGCGTTGCACTCGAAGTCGGTGCAGACGAGCGTGCCGACGGTGTTGCCGTTGCGGCCGGCCGCGCCTGCCCGCCGCGCGCCGTAGAACACGACCGGGTTCGGCAGGCGCACGTCCTGGCACCACGTGCACTGGGCGCGGGATCGCGGCGCGGTCGCGGACTGCTGCAGCAGCACGCCGATCAGCTCGTCGCCGACGGGCGCGACGACGATGCCGCGCTGCGGCGCCTTGGGGTCGCGCCAGCCGAGGAAGTCGAGGCGGTCCCAGGCGAGGTCGGCGAAGCCCTCGGGGAGGTGGATGTCGCGCTTCTCGCGCTGCGAGGCGTTGACGAGGGAGTCGCGGATGTCGGATTCGGTCAGGGGGAGCATGTGGTGCCCTTCGTGCGGGGTCGCGGCGGTGCCGCGGGAACGGGTGTCGGGGGTGCGGCCGGATCCTCG is from Clavibacter sp. A6099 and encodes:
- the aroQ gene encoding gamma subclass chorismate mutase AroQ, which produces MPRRALLTTSAFAVTLAALLGAAAPAQACPRDPAEQQAVTAVASAALDRLEIADDVAASKYLSGKAVADPAREQAVVDATIAAAKADGVDPVAAERIMRAQITASKQVQNALIAYWRANPAQAPTTAPDLTTSVRPRINAVDARLVPAIGAASAALADPACGHLVKDARGELGQGLDDAHRKAFRTALATVCTPES
- a CDS encoding ROK family transcriptional regulator; translated protein: MTGDEAGDAARAPELPAPVPGPARSVPLAPDPRSRGTTPDHVRRSNLATVLQIVHETGPASRSELTRETGLNRSTIAALVGELQELGLVVESEPPGTNRVGRPSPIVSADPRVVVFAVNPEIDAVTVGLVGLDGVVQERVRRDTDGVPTAAQAAELASTIIAELRADLRATRPDARVLGIGVAVPGLVRFDGGLVRLAPHLGWVDEPFAALLAEATGLPALAANDASLAAVAEGRFGSGRDVDDLVYLNGGASGVGGGVLIGRRPFGGAEGYGGELGHTLVDSGGELCHCGAVGCLETTVGQDALLAVTGLERARADELGEVLAAALAAGDPAVTAEVERQIDNLAVALRNVVNIFNPSLVVLGGFLGSLHAADPDRILARATAQALPGAREALRIRRAALGPDRLMIGAAELAFARVLVDPSAVMRAAADAERTTA
- a CDS encoding FBP domain-containing protein gives rise to the protein MLPLTESDIRDSLVNASQREKRDIHLPEGFADLAWDRLDFLGWRDPKAPQRGIVVAPVGDELIGVLLQQSATAPRSRAQCTWCQDVRLPNPVVFYGARRAGAAGRNGNTVGTLVCTDFECNANVRKPRPIPYLGFDPAAATAQLIDDLRNRVAAFAADIASTA
- a CDS encoding YnfA family protein produces the protein MLLRTVILFALAAVAEIGGAWLVWQAVREGRPWWWAGLGVMALGAYGFIASLQADASFGRILAAYGGVFVAGSLVWGAVVDGYRPDRWDVIGAVVCLLGVAVIMFGPRGQGA
- a CDS encoding HAD family hydrolase is translated as MSAPVDLVILDCDGVLVDSEVLAVEVDKRVLAELGWDITTEEIVERFVGKSHATFTAEVAAHLGRDLADDWDAPYVHWYADAFAAHLRPVDGIADALDAIALPTCVASSGGHPKIRANLARTGLLPRFDGRISSATEVAHGKPAPDLFLLAASRMGVDPGRCVVVEDSPYGVQGALAAGMRALGYAGGLTPADRLRDAGALVFDDMRDLPRLLRDLAA